In Runella sp. SP2, the genomic window CCCCATTACGGACGTGATGCCGTGCAGCTGTTTTTGGGACGGAACAAAGGCCGTTTTATGCGCAGTTTGAAGCGGATATTGGGAACAACGATTATGAAACAAGGAACGCTCGTCAATGGCAGTCCGATGTATTTTAGTCGAATCATTGGCCAGTTTGTTAAAAACCTTAAAGACAAAGCCGAACTGGAAGCGGGTCAAGAAATCGACAGTGTGGTGATGGGTCGGCCTGTTCATTTTATTGATAACGACCCCGTAGGCGATAAAAATGCCCAAGAAGAGCTACGGAAAATTGCGCAACAAGTAGGATTCAAACACATTGAGTTTCAGTTTGAACCCATTGCCGCCGCTTTTGCCCACGAAAAAAACGTATCGGGTGAAAAACTGGCGTTGGTGGTGGACATCGGCGGGGGTACTTCCGATTTTACGGTGATTCGCCTTTCGCAGCATTTTTTGAATAGAACCAACCGCGCCAACGATATTTTGGCCAACACAGGGGTGCGAATTGGCGGAAATGATTTTGACAAAGACTTGAGTTTGGTTTCGTTTATGCCCGAGTTGGGTTTTCGTAGCACGTACGGTGACAAACACTTGCCCGTACCGCTCAAGTATTACTACGACTTGGCCGAATGGAGTAAAGTTAACTCGCTTTACACGCCAAAAAACCGAATGCAGATTTACCAGTATTTGGGCCAATCGCACGACCCTGAGCGACTTTCACGCTTGTTGAATGTTATCGACCAAGAAAGTGGGCACGTGTTATTAGGCGCTGTGGAAGAGGCAAAAATTGCTTTGACTTACCACGATGTCAATAGCTCGTCGCTTGATTTTTTGGCGGAAGGGTGTACCGTTGAGACATCCAAAGCCGTTTTTGAAGAATCCATTGCTGCAGAAATTGAGCAAGTGACCGTGGCCGCAACGGCCTGCGTACAAGAAGCGGGTGTACGACTCCAAGACATTGAGTTGATTATCTTAACGGGAGGTTCTACCGAGATTCCCGCAGTTCAACTTGCCTTTAGAGAATTGTTTTCTCATGCCGAAGTATCGGATACCAACAAACTGGACAGTGTAGGCGTGGGATTGGCTTATGATAGCCAACGGAAGTTTCAAATGGGGTAAATGTTGTGGTTGGGGTGTGTTGGGGTTTCTCAAAACCCCCAACACACCCCAACCACAACATTTTATTTTAAGTCATTGGCCAAACGAAGCAATTCGATTTCGGCTGCTTTGGCGGCAAAACTGTAATTGACAAACGCGTACCCGATGGTTTCAAAACTCTGTTGGGCTTGGCGTACCTCTACAATCGTCGCTTGGCGAAGCTGATAACGTTGGAGTGTCAAATCGAGTAGTTTTTTTGAAAGCTCTACGTTCTTCTTTTGCTCTTCCAACTGCTGCAAATTCATCGTATAAGTTTGGTATGCTTTCACGACGTTGTTGCTCAATGTCCGTTGGAGAATCTCTTTGCGTAAGCCTGCATTTTTGGTATTGATGGCAGCGATTTGTTCTTGGCGTTTGAAGATACCTCCGTTGTAAATAGGAATGGTTAATCCTACGCCTAAAAACGGCCCACTACTTTGGTTGAGGAGTAGCTGCCCAGCGGTTTGTTGGTTACGGTTGTAGTTGAAACCCATGTTTGCCCGCAGCGTTGGATAGCGTTGTGCCTGAACTTCTTTGGCTGCCCATTCTGCAATTTTGATTTGGTTGTCGGCCGCCATCACGTCGGCGTTGCGGTTAGCATTGCGCAAAATATCGTCCATTTGAAGGCTTTTATCAACCATAATCGTGTCTTGGATGGTAATTAGCGTGTCAGGGCGAAGGTTTAACAAAAGTAATAAATCAGTTTTGGCTTGGTTCACAATCAGTTGCTGCGACTGTTTGGTTTGAAGTAAAGCGTTCAAATCAAGCTGAGACTGAAACAAGTCAGCGTTGTTGGCCAATCCTACATTTTGTTGAACTTTTACCAACTCCAGGCGGCGCTCTGCTACATCAATCGACTGGTCGATGGTACGAATATACGCTTGCTGACGAATGACGTCATAATAACCCGCCATTACACCCGCAATCGTGTTTTGCACTTGGGCGTTGAGCAACTGCTTGCTTTGGATTTCGAGTTGCTCAAGGCGTTTTTTTGTCGATTTAACGCGGTTACCATTGTAAAGCAAAATACTCCCAGTGACGTTGGAGTTCAGCTGATTGGCTGCCGCGCCGTTTCGCTTGATTTCTACCCCTGTATTTAGCCTCTGATTGACGTTGGTGTATTGCTCGTTGTCGTTGATGGTAGCCGTTACGGTTGGCAAGGCACCAGCGATACTTTTGTCGTTGTTGATATGGGCTACCTGAACGTTGTTTTTCAACACCTCAATATCAAGGTTATTTTTGAGGGCAATGCCGATGGCATCGTTCAGGGTCAAGTTTTGAGAAAAGGCGATTTGACCAGAAATGGCCAAACCTAATACGATCAAAAATTTCCTCATTGTGATGAGATTACGTGCTAAAGCACAGTTAATCATTATTGGTTAATTGTAGATAAAATGGTGGAAGTTAGGCATTGCTAACTTCCACTGTCTTTTCTTCTACTTTATCGGCGTTTTTGTGTTTTCCCGAAACAAACGTATATACCGCTGGAACGACAAACAATGTAAGAACAAGGGAGAACATAATACCGCATACAACCACAATTCCGAGCGGAATACGGCTGGTACTGGCAGCTCCCAAGCTCAACGCAATCGGCAAAGCTCCCAAAGAAGTAGCAAGGCTGGTCATCAAGATAGGACGCAAACGTTGCGTTGAAGCGTCGATAACGGCTTCTACTTTCTTGAGGCCATGTTCGCGCCGTTGGTTGGCAAATTCCACAATCAAGATTCCGTTTTTGGTTACTAGACCAATCAACATAATCATTCCGATTTGGGAGAAAATATTGAGGGTTTGGTCAAAAGCCCACAAGCTTAGCAACGCCCCTGCTAAGGCCAATGGCACCGTAATCATGATGGTGAACGGGTCAATGAAACTCTCAAACTGAGCCGCTAAGACCAAATAAATAAGTACCAAGGCCAACATAAAGGCAAAAAGGATGTTTGACGAGCTCTCTGAGAAGTCACGCGAAGGGCCTGATAGCGCCGTTTGGTAGCTTTCGTCGAGAAGTTTGTTGGCAATACTTTCCATGGCTTTGATACCGTCGCCGATGGTGTAGCCTTCGGCCAAAGATGCCGAAATCGTCGCTGCTTTGTAACGGTTATAGTGGTAAATCGTCGTAGGGGTCGTACTTTCTTCCCAACGGATGACAGAGCTCAACGGAATGTTTTCGCCGCGAGAGTTGCGTACGTACAAGCGGCCAATGTCTTCGGGCTTGTTACGGTCGGTACGTTCTACCTGAGCTATGACAGAATATTGGTAACCATTTTGGATAAAATACGCCAAGCGACCACCACTAAACGCGGCCTGAATGGTGGCGACTACGTCTTGAGTAGTGAGTCCTAAGTCTCTGATTTTCATACGGTCAACTGAAAGTTTTAACTCAGGACGGTTAAATTTCAAGTTGACATCGACGTTGGCAAAAGTTTTGTCTGAACGAGCCGCGTCCAAAAATTTCGGGATAATATTGCGGAGCTTATCAAGGTCTTGGTTTTGAAGAATAAACTGTACTGGCAAACTACCGCGTGAGCCAAACCCTACCGAAATCGTTTGTTCTTGAACGGCAAACACCCGTGCTTGATTAAAGCGGCTGAGCTTTTTCTGCAAATCGTTCACAATATCGCTTTGGCTACGGGTTCGCTCGGTGGGTGCAACCAAGGCCAAACGAGGTGCTGCGCTGTTGGTAGCACCACCTCCGCCAGGGCCTCCGCCTGGCGTACGAACAAAGATAAAGTCGCGTTCAGGAATCGAATCGTACAAAAACTTGCCTAAATCATCCGCGATTTTGGACATAGCACTGTAACTTGTTCCTTCAGGAGCTGTTACGTTGAAACGAATGCTACTGCGGTCTTCCAACGGTGCAAGCTCGCTTTTCAACGTACCCATGCAATACCAAATAATCCCTCCACAGGCCAATACAATGACCCATGCCATCCAGCGAACTTTCAAAAAGCCCGTAAGCATTGCCTTGTAGCCATCTTCCATACCACGGAAGAAAGGTTCAGTTTTTTGGTAAAACCAACCATGTCCTGCGTTTTTGCGTGAAAGATAAACGTTCAATACAGGCGTGATTGTGAGCGATACGAAGGCCGAGACGAGTACAGCGGCAGCCAGCGTTACCCCAAATTCTCGGAAAAGACTACCAATAAACCCTTCCAAGAAAATAACGGGTAAGAACACAATCGCCAACGTAATGGAGGTCGAAATAACGGCAAAGAAGATTTCTTTACTTCCTTCGATGGCGGCCTTACGAATCGGGAAGCCTTGTTCGAGCTTTTTAAAGATATTTTCGGTGACTACGATACCGTCATCAACTACCAGACCCGTGGCAAGTACAATCGCTAACATGGTAAGGATGTTGACCGAGAAGCCCGCTAGGTACATTATGAAGAATGTCGCCACGAGCGAAATCGGAATATCAATCAATGGACGAATCGCAATGAGCCAATCGCGGAAGAAAAGGAAGATAACGATAACCACCAAGATAAACGAAATGATGAGCGTTTCTTCTACTTCGGCGAGTGAGTTCCGAATGTTTTTGGTGTTGTCGCTCAATACTTTGATTTGGACGTCGCTTCGGCTGCTTTTCTGAATCTGCGCAACGCGTTTGTAGATTTCGTCCGCAATTTTGATGTTGTTGGCACCAGGTTGGGGGATGATGGCCAAGCCCACCGCGTGTAAACCGTTGTATTTCCAGCTTTGTTCGAGCTGCTCTGGGCCTAGTTCTACTTTGGCCACATCGCTCAAGCGAACGATTCCAGTCGCATCTTCACGAATGATGAGGTCTTGGAATTGTTTCTCGGTGGTCATACGACCCAAGACTCGGATGGTTAAATCTGTGTTGTTACCGTAGATTTTTCCAGGAGGTAGCTCAATGTTTTCGTTGTTCAATGCCGAACGAATGTCAGAAAAGGCAACGTTATAAGCACTCATTTTGTCGGGGTTAAGCCAAATACGCATGGCGTAGCTTTTTTGCCCAAAAATGTTGATAGCACTTACCTCGTCAACGGTTTGAAGCTGTTGTTGGAGGACGTTTTCGGCGTAGTCGCTCAATTCGAGCAAACTTTTACTTTCACTCTGAATGGCCAAAATCATAATAAAGTCGCCGTTGGCATCGGCTTTCGATACTACTGGCGGGGCGTTGATGTCTTGCGGAAGACTACGCAAGGCTTGACTTACTTTGTCGCGCACGTCGCTGGCCGCCGCTTCGAGATCCACGCCAAGGTTAAACTCTACGCTGATTTGACTGCTTCCTTGCGAGCTTGACGAAGTAATGGTGCGGATACCCTGAATCCCGTTGATTTGTTTTTCAAGAGGTTCGGTGATTTGGCTCTCAATGATGTCGGGGTTAGCACCTGTATATGAAGTGCTCACCGAAATCTGCGGAGGGTCAATGGCGGGATAATCCCTCACCGCCAAAAACGAAAGCCCCACGACTCCAAAAATAATGATTGCCAAGTTCATCACTGTGGCAAGCACGGGGCGGTTTATGGATAATTCTGAAATGTTCATTTCTTTGCTTTTCTTACTTTGAGAACGGCGTCAGGTTTGGCAAACAATACCCCTGTTACGACCACAGAGTCGCCCACGTTAAGACCTTGGGTAATTTCTACGTTGTTGGAACTACGGACTCCCGTTTGTACATTGACAAACGCCGCCTTTCCGTTTTTGACCAGAATAACTTGGTTGTTTCGGTCGTCGGGAATGATGGCATTGGTCGGAATCATGATGGCTTTTTTGTTGTTGCCATTGCCAATAATTACTTTGGCAAAAGCCCCAGGATTGGCGCGAGAATCGTCCATGAGTGCGCGCACGACCAAGCTACGGGTGAGTCGGTTGGCTTGCGGTTCAAGGGCAATCACGGTTGCTCTGGTCAAAACCGAATCACGCCCGTCCACGCGTACCTTCACTGTCGAACCAATCCGAACCAATTCGCTGTATTCTTCGGGAAGGGTAAAATCAATTTTCTTTTTACCTAACTG contains:
- a CDS encoding efflux RND transporter permease subunit, translating into MNISELSINRPVLATVMNLAIIIFGVVGLSFLAVRDYPAIDPPQISVSTSYTGANPDIIESQITEPLEKQINGIQGIRTITSSSSQGSSQISVEFNLGVDLEAAASDVRDKVSQALRSLPQDINAPPVVSKADANGDFIMILAIQSESKSLLELSDYAENVLQQQLQTVDEVSAINIFGQKSYAMRIWLNPDKMSAYNVAFSDIRSALNNENIELPPGKIYGNNTDLTIRVLGRMTTEKQFQDLIIREDATGIVRLSDVAKVELGPEQLEQSWKYNGLHAVGLAIIPQPGANNIKIADEIYKRVAQIQKSSRSDVQIKVLSDNTKNIRNSLAEVEETLIISFILVVIVIFLFFRDWLIAIRPLIDIPISLVATFFIMYLAGFSVNILTMLAIVLATGLVVDDGIVVTENIFKKLEQGFPIRKAAIEGSKEIFFAVISTSITLAIVFLPVIFLEGFIGSLFREFGVTLAAAVLVSAFVSLTITPVLNVYLSRKNAGHGWFYQKTEPFFRGMEDGYKAMLTGFLKVRWMAWVIVLACGGIIWYCMGTLKSELAPLEDRSSIRFNVTAPEGTSYSAMSKIADDLGKFLYDSIPERDFIFVRTPGGGPGGGGATNSAAPRLALVAPTERTRSQSDIVNDLQKKLSRFNQARVFAVQEQTISVGFGSRGSLPVQFILQNQDLDKLRNIIPKFLDAARSDKTFANVDVNLKFNRPELKLSVDRMKIRDLGLTTQDVVATIQAAFSGGRLAYFIQNGYQYSVIAQVERTDRNKPEDIGRLYVRNSRGENIPLSSVIRWEESTTPTTIYHYNRYKAATISASLAEGYTIGDGIKAMESIANKLLDESYQTALSGPSRDFSESSSNILFAFMLALVLIYLVLAAQFESFIDPFTIMITVPLALAGALLSLWAFDQTLNIFSQIGMIMLIGLVTKNGILIVEFANQRREHGLKKVEAVIDASTQRLRPILMTSLATSLGALPIALSLGAASTSRIPLGIVVVCGIMFSLVLTLFVVPAVYTFVSGKHKNADKVEEKTVEVSNA
- a CDS encoding TolC family protein, producing the protein MRKFLIVLGLAISGQIAFSQNLTLNDAIGIALKNNLDIEVLKNNVQVAHINNDKSIAGALPTVTATINDNEQYTNVNQRLNTGVEIKRNGAAANQLNSNVTGSILLYNGNRVKSTKKRLEQLEIQSKQLLNAQVQNTIAGVMAGYYDVIRQQAYIRTIDQSIDVAERRLELVKVQQNVGLANNADLFQSQLDLNALLQTKQSQQLIVNQAKTDLLLLLNLRPDTLITIQDTIMVDKSLQMDDILRNANRNADVMAADNQIKIAEWAAKEVQAQRYPTLRANMGFNYNRNQQTAGQLLLNQSSGPFLGVGLTIPIYNGGIFKRQEQIAAINTKNAGLRKEILQRTLSNNVVKAYQTYTMNLQQLEEQKKNVELSKKLLDLTLQRYQLRQATIVEVRQAQQSFETIGYAFVNYSFAAKAAEIELLRLANDLK
- a CDS encoding Hsp70 family protein, whose product is MSEISCGVDFGTSNSTIAFYRDNQLTLVPVEGTNTTIPSAIFFERIDNTPHYGRDAVQLFLGRNKGRFMRSLKRILGTTIMKQGTLVNGSPMYFSRIIGQFVKNLKDKAELEAGQEIDSVVMGRPVHFIDNDPVGDKNAQEELRKIAQQVGFKHIEFQFEPIAAAFAHEKNVSGEKLALVVDIGGGTSDFTVIRLSQHFLNRTNRANDILANTGVRIGGNDFDKDLSLVSFMPELGFRSTYGDKHLPVPLKYYYDLAEWSKVNSLYTPKNRMQIYQYLGQSHDPERLSRLLNVIDQESGHVLLGAVEEAKIALTYHDVNSSSLDFLAEGCTVETSKAVFEESIAAEIEQVTVAATACVQEAGVRLQDIELIILTGGSTEIPAVQLAFRELFSHAEVSDTNKLDSVGVGLAYDSQRKFQMG